One window of Chryseobacterium sp. JJR-5R genomic DNA carries:
- a CDS encoding sigma-70 family RNA polymerase sigma factor → MRNLEKNFKLAKEQDRRGQKALYEMFSAKMLAIANSYVNNIHDAEDILMNSFFICFSKIDDCREWKSFQFWLRKIVVNNAINFIRKSKNILYTDVEVEEIGNVDQTWDEEEMEELNMEEIFSEMPDGYRLIFNLYVFEEKKHHEIAEILNISEGTSKSQLSKSKKWIVDFLKKRKDEKKYAE, encoded by the coding sequence ATGAGGAATCTGGAAAAGAATTTTAAACTGGCAAAAGAACAGGACCGAAGAGGGCAGAAAGCTCTCTACGAAATGTTTTCAGCAAAAATGCTGGCCATTGCAAATTCTTATGTCAACAACATCCACGATGCAGAAGATATCCTGATGAATTCCTTTTTTATCTGCTTTTCTAAAATTGACGACTGCAGGGAATGGAAAAGCTTCCAGTTCTGGCTGAGGAAGATTGTGGTGAATAATGCCATCAACTTTATCCGCAAAAGTAAGAATATTCTGTATACTGATGTAGAAGTTGAAGAAATTGGAAATGTTGACCAGACTTGGGACGAAGAAGAAATGGAGGAACTTAATATGGAAGAGATCTTTTCTGAAATGCCGGACGGCTACAGGCTGATTTTTAACCTGTATGTTTTCGAAGAGAAAAAGCATCACGAAATTGCAGAAATCCTGAATATTTCTGAAGGCACCAGCAAAAGCCAGCTGAGCAAATCTAAAAAATGGATTGTAGATTTTTTAAAAAAAAGAAAAGATGAAAAAAAATATGCTGAATAA
- a CDS encoding T9SS type A sorting domain-containing protein translates to MIKKILLFCIFQCMVLGFCQNLRPIAQKVSDYHAQKKNFEKFDLFTTDNASDKLAEYKRSATDISVIRVDHKQLKKLVYEKPEYLEVTFPFDGKQITMELYKNQIFTNDFKVTTNTGEIVNYTPGVYYQGIVKGDSRSVVAFSFFDNDIVGVASTPELGNIIVGKVKKSEDFVSYSDSKLTGINPFVCGIDELAENHKQKVSFDPDAQKNTGKALTQNCVRVYYEICYTPYVNNGSSTTTTSNWLTAIHNNISTLYNNDEVRIALNEIFIWTTADPYTGAPNANLASFRANRQTFNGDLAHLVNQPSTTSVAYVNSLCTTSRHAYSGASQTYNNVPVYSWTIMAMTHEMGHSLGSPHTHACAWNGNNTAIDGCGPAAGAGEGCNGPIPSTTIKGTIMSYCHLISGVGINFTNGFGPQPGALIRNTVDSKACLGTNCTTACSTTITGLSVSNITQISANAAFTDATSASWKYKLTKFDGTPVSTGNTSTQSFSFANLQPATYYLLSVGTNCSAGYQRTQLFMTDANWCGGTSFTDTGGTAGNYGDNQTIVKTFYPSSGALTMNFTEFSLEEDYDYMYIYNGPSTSSPMFATGNALTGTVVPGSFTSTHPSGAITIRFVSDPGVNESGWKANFSCAVLAVEDVNTKDNSVSIYPNPARNTITISSKDALKSFKMYDEAGRLIKSESSLKGTKLDINISAVQTGNYVVTIETEKQKVTKKLIKQ, encoded by the coding sequence ATGATAAAAAAGATTCTATTATTTTGTATTTTCCAGTGCATGGTGCTGGGCTTTTGCCAAAACCTAAGGCCCATTGCCCAAAAGGTTTCCGATTACCATGCCCAGAAAAAAAACTTTGAAAAATTTGATCTGTTTACAACAGATAACGCATCAGACAAATTAGCTGAATATAAAAGGTCAGCTACAGACATTTCCGTGATCCGTGTTGATCATAAGCAGTTAAAAAAACTGGTTTACGAAAAGCCGGAATACCTGGAAGTGACTTTCCCCTTTGATGGGAAACAGATTACCATGGAACTGTACAAAAACCAGATTTTCACCAATGATTTCAAAGTAACCACCAATACGGGAGAGATCGTAAATTATACTCCCGGAGTTTATTACCAGGGAATTGTAAAAGGAGACAGCCGGTCCGTTGTTGCCTTCAGTTTTTTCGATAATGATATCGTAGGGGTGGCTTCTACGCCGGAACTGGGGAATATCATTGTAGGAAAAGTAAAAAAATCTGAAGACTTTGTCAGCTATTCAGATTCAAAATTAACGGGGATCAATCCTTTTGTCTGCGGAATTGACGAACTGGCCGAAAACCATAAGCAGAAAGTATCTTTTGATCCGGATGCACAGAAAAATACCGGAAAGGCACTGACGCAGAACTGTGTCAGAGTATATTATGAAATTTGTTACACCCCGTATGTAAACAACGGTTCCAGCACAACGACCACTTCAAACTGGCTGACTGCGATCCATAATAACATATCTACACTTTATAATAACGACGAGGTAAGAATTGCCTTGAATGAGATCTTTATCTGGACTACTGCAGATCCTTATACCGGAGCACCCAATGCCAATCTTGCAAGCTTCAGGGCAAACAGGCAGACCTTCAATGGAGATCTGGCACACCTGGTAAATCAGCCTTCCACCACAAGTGTGGCATACGTAAATTCCCTGTGTACGACAAGCCGCCATGCTTACTCAGGAGCTTCCCAGACGTACAATAACGTCCCGGTTTATTCATGGACAATCATGGCAATGACCCACGAAATGGGCCACAGCTTAGGTTCTCCGCATACCCATGCCTGTGCATGGAACGGAAACAATACGGCTATTGACGGATGCGGCCCGGCAGCAGGTGCAGGCGAAGGCTGTAACGGTCCCATTCCTTCTACTACTATAAAGGGAACAATTATGAGCTATTGCCACTTAATTTCAGGAGTCGGGATTAATTTCACCAACGGGTTCGGTCCGCAGCCGGGTGCTTTGATCAGAAATACCGTAGATTCCAAGGCGTGCCTGGGAACCAACTGTACAACGGCCTGTTCCACAACCATCACCGGGCTTTCCGTTTCAAACATTACGCAGATTTCTGCCAATGCCGCATTTACCGATGCTACGTCTGCTTCATGGAAATATAAGCTGACGAAATTTGACGGAACCCCGGTATCAACAGGGAATACTTCCACGCAGTCTTTCAGCTTTGCAAACCTTCAGCCGGCAACTTATTATTTATTATCCGTAGGAACAAACTGTTCTGCAGGATACCAGAGGACACAATTGTTCATGACGGATGCCAACTGGTGCGGCGGAACTTCCTTTACCGATACAGGAGGAACAGCAGGAAATTACGGTGATAACCAGACAATCGTAAAAACATTCTATCCGAGCTCAGGCGCATTAACCATGAATTTTACGGAATTTTCTCTGGAAGAAGACTATGATTACATGTATATTTACAATGGCCCTTCTACAAGCTCGCCAATGTTTGCCACAGGAAATGCTTTAACAGGAACTGTAGTGCCCGGGTCTTTTACATCAACACACCCTTCGGGGGCAATTACCATAAGATTTGTTTCAGATCCCGGGGTAAATGAAAGCGGCTGGAAAGCGAATTTTTCATGTGCAGTGCTGGCAGTGGAAGATGTGAATACGAAAGATAATTCAGTTAGTATTTATCCGAACCCGGCGAGAAATACCATAACGATTTCTTCCAAGGATGCTTTAAAGTCATTTAAAATGTATGATGAAGCAGGAAGGCTGATTAAATCAGAGTCTTCTTTAAAAGGAACCAAGCTTGATATTAATATTTCTGCTGTACAGACCGGAAATTATGTGGTTACCATAGAAACGGAAAAACAGAAAGTCACCAAGAAACTGATCAAACAATAA
- a CDS encoding MFS transporter, with translation MSEIEHLQTQNIKNNPKIMKAWAVYDWANSVYSLVITSTIFPIYYSILTTAYEKKEYVEETKTWIDVPVRHMIKIFGKEYQPDAVYGYSLTISFFIVVLLSPFLSSLADTIGNKKSFLQFFCYLGATSCMGLAMFTGMHNVFLGLLFSITASVGFWGSLVFYNSFLPDIATRDKQDALSAKGYVYGYIGSVVLVVICLLLIQVFAKGPEQQLLFTRISFLFTGAWWFGFSQYTFKHLPQFGDVKEKLPKDLVLLNYKNIFQKHEDQGGFFEVLKDNMSFYKDIARESFHELFKVGKELFRHRNLKFFLSSFFFYSVGMQTIFLMATLFGKSEINLPQDKLIGTLLIIQIEAIIGAVVFSRLSRKIGNKNVISIAIVLWIVACIWAYFLNKENPTVEYQFYGVAAVVGLVMGGLQAMSRSTYSKLLPENSMENTTFFSFYDVLEKIAIIVGTFVFALFIDKYDALIRIFAKIDITLPSASGMRFAAFSMALFFFVGLVLIRFMKLNTQKK, from the coding sequence ATGTCTGAAATTGAGCATCTGCAAACTCAAAACATAAAGAATAACCCGAAAATCATGAAAGCATGGGCAGTCTATGACTGGGCCAACTCGGTGTATTCTTTAGTTATTACTTCTACTATTTTCCCGATTTATTATTCCATTCTTACTACGGCCTACGAAAAGAAGGAGTACGTAGAGGAGACAAAAACCTGGATTGATGTACCGGTACGGCACATGATCAAAATTTTCGGGAAAGAATACCAGCCGGATGCCGTTTACGGATATTCACTGACCATCTCTTTTTTTATCGTTGTCCTGTTGTCGCCGTTTTTGTCTTCCCTGGCAGATACCATCGGAAATAAAAAATCTTTCCTTCAGTTTTTCTGTTACCTGGGAGCTACTTCATGTATGGGGCTGGCCATGTTTACCGGAATGCACAATGTCTTCCTGGGGCTGCTCTTCAGCATTACCGCCAGTGTAGGGTTCTGGGGAAGCCTGGTGTTTTATAATTCTTTCCTGCCGGATATTGCAACACGTGATAAGCAGGATGCACTCTCTGCAAAAGGGTATGTGTACGGATACATCGGTTCCGTAGTCCTGGTGGTCATCTGTTTATTGCTGATTCAGGTTTTTGCCAAAGGTCCGGAACAGCAGTTGTTGTTTACCAGGATCAGTTTTCTGTTTACCGGAGCATGGTGGTTCGGCTTTTCGCAGTATACCTTCAAGCATCTGCCTCAGTTTGGTGATGTAAAAGAAAAGCTTCCGAAAGACCTGGTTTTATTGAATTATAAAAACATTTTTCAAAAGCACGAAGACCAGGGAGGTTTCTTTGAAGTGTTGAAAGACAATATGAGCTTCTACAAAGACATTGCCAGAGAAAGTTTTCATGAACTCTTCAAAGTCGGAAAAGAACTTTTCAGACACAGGAACCTGAAATTCTTTTTATCAAGCTTCTTTTTTTACAGCGTAGGGATGCAGACGATTTTCCTGATGGCTACATTATTCGGGAAAAGCGAAATCAATCTTCCGCAGGATAAATTAATCGGGACGCTATTGATTATACAGATCGAAGCCATTATCGGGGCAGTGGTTTTCTCAAGATTATCAAGGAAAATAGGAAATAAAAACGTTATTTCAATTGCCATAGTTCTATGGATTGTTGCCTGTATCTGGGCATATTTCCTGAATAAGGAAAACCCAACTGTAGAATACCAGTTCTATGGGGTAGCAGCAGTGGTGGGTCTTGTCATGGGCGGCCTTCAGGCGATGTCACGTTCTACCTATTCTAAATTACTACCTGAAAATTCTATGGAAAATACAACATTTTTCAGCTTTTACGATGTTCTGGAAAAAATTGCCATCATTGTAGGAACCTTTGTTTTTGCTCTATTTATTGATAAATATGATGCACTGATCCGAATTTTTGCAAAGATTGACATCACGCTTCCTTCAGCATCCGGGATGAGGTTCGCCGCTTTCTCAATGGCACTGTTCTTTTTCGTAGGGCTGGTTTTGATCCGGTTCATGAAACTGAATACACAGAAAAAGTAA
- a CDS encoding bifunctional nuclease family protein, whose protein sequence is MDYKQLIIRGISYSQTQSGAYALLLEHEETHIKLPVVIGNFEAQSISLGLEKDIHPPRPLTHDLFTKFIVSANYELVSVIIYQIVDGVFFSNINFKNKSNEEELILDARTSDAVAMAVRFDAPIFTTQQVLNEAGILLELEDASKEEQPFSETVQSEDNLKSVSMEELQKLLEEAVKEEDFDTALEIQEEIKRRKKKID, encoded by the coding sequence ATGGATTATAAACAGCTAATTATTCGCGGAATATCGTACAGCCAGACTCAATCCGGGGCGTACGCATTGTTATTGGAACATGAAGAAACACACATAAAATTACCTGTTGTTATAGGGAATTTCGAGGCGCAATCCATTTCCCTCGGTCTTGAGAAAGACATTCATCCGCCCCGTCCTCTTACCCATGATTTGTTTACAAAATTTATCGTTTCTGCCAATTATGAGCTGGTGTCTGTAATTATCTATCAGATTGTAGACGGCGTGTTCTTTTCAAATATCAATTTTAAAAATAAAAGCAACGAAGAAGAGCTGATTCTTGATGCCAGGACCTCTGATGCGGTGGCCATGGCCGTAAGGTTCGATGCCCCGATTTTCACTACCCAGCAGGTGCTCAACGAAGCCGGGATCCTCTTGGAACTGGAAGATGCATCCAAAGAAGAACAGCCGTTTTCAGAAACGGTTCAGTCTGAAGATAATTTAAAATCCGTTTCCATGGAAGAGCTTCAGAAATTACTGGAGGAAGCCGTAAAAGAAGAAGACTTTGATACCGCCCTGGAGATCCAGGAAGAAATCAAAAGAAGAAAAAAGAAAATCGATTAA
- a CDS encoding proline dehydrogenase family protein encodes MPIFNDTKVAFADKTDAQLKKAYWMFRMIEQPSLTKVGTSVLNFTVHHNFPFVGGIVKNTLFEQFCGGETREESMKVVKQLFKRGVGSIFDYSIEGKEDEETFDAVCREIKDIVRFSVGNPAIPFIVFKPTAFGRIDLYEAVGKKTELTSSQKEEWERVVKRFDEVCKLCHEHDKKVMVDAEETWMQDAADHLCEEMMEKYNQEKPIVWNTIQMYRTGRLEYMESHLQRAEEKRYFIGYKMVRGAYMEKERARAAEKGYPDPIQPNKEASDKNYNAGIDFVMNHPDKVSAFFGTHNEISSELVMDKMKAKNIENGNPHIYFGQLYGMSDNITFYLSDKGYNATKYLPYGPVKDVVPYLTRRAQENTSVAGQTGRELGLIKKELERRNRR; translated from the coding sequence ATGCCCATTTTTAACGATACTAAAGTTGCATTTGCGGACAAAACCGATGCACAGTTAAAGAAAGCGTACTGGATGTTCAGGATGATTGAACAGCCTTCCCTTACGAAAGTAGGAACTTCCGTGCTTAATTTCACGGTCCATCATAACTTTCCTTTTGTTGGTGGAATTGTAAAAAACACCTTATTCGAACAGTTTTGCGGCGGTGAGACCCGTGAAGAAAGCATGAAAGTTGTAAAGCAGCTTTTCAAAAGAGGCGTGGGAAGCATTTTTGATTATTCCATTGAAGGTAAAGAAGATGAAGAAACCTTCGATGCAGTTTGCCGTGAGATCAAAGATATCGTAAGGTTTTCTGTAGGAAATCCTGCAATTCCTTTTATTGTTTTCAAGCCGACGGCTTTCGGAAGGATTGACCTGTATGAAGCAGTAGGAAAAAAAACGGAACTTACTTCAAGCCAGAAAGAGGAATGGGAAAGAGTGGTAAAAAGGTTTGACGAAGTCTGTAAGTTATGCCATGAACATGACAAGAAAGTAATGGTAGATGCAGAAGAAACATGGATGCAGGACGCGGCAGATCACCTTTGCGAAGAGATGATGGAAAAGTATAATCAGGAAAAACCTATTGTATGGAATACCATCCAGATGTACAGAACGGGAAGATTGGAATATATGGAAAGCCATCTTCAGCGGGCAGAAGAAAAAAGATATTTTATCGGGTACAAAATGGTCCGCGGCGCTTATATGGAAAAAGAAAGAGCCAGGGCTGCAGAAAAGGGATATCCTGATCCGATCCAGCCGAATAAAGAGGCTTCCGATAAAAATTATAATGCAGGAATTGATTTTGTCATGAACCACCCGGATAAAGTTTCAGCATTCTTCGGGACCCATAATGAAATTTCTTCTGAGCTGGTCATGGATAAAATGAAAGCCAAAAATATTGAAAACGGCAATCCGCATATTTATTTCGGTCAGCTTTACGGGATGAGCGACAATATTACATTTTACCTGTCTGATAAAGGGTATAATGCCACTAAATACCTTCCTTACGGACCTGTAAAAGATGTGGTGCCTTACCTGACAAGGAGAGCCCAGGAAAATACTTCGGTTGCAGGGCAGACCGGAAGGGAACTCGGACTGATCAAGAAAGAACTTGAAAGAAGAAACCGCAGATAA
- a CDS encoding nucleoside permease has protein sequence MSLKLRLTVLSFLQFFVWGAWLITIANFWFGTKHWDGAQFGAVFGTMGIASIFMPTITGIIADRWINAERIFSVLHILYGIVLFILPHSADPDSFFYTMLLAMCFYMPTIALANSISYTILKNSDLDVVKDFPPIRVWGTIGFIVAMWITNLTGNKATEGQFYIAGGVAVFLGIYALTLPKCPPQKLIDKDAPLTEQLGLNAFKLFKDYKTALFFLFSMLLGAALQLTNAYGDVFLSEFEHFPKYSDSFVVQRSTIIMSISQVSETLFILAIPFFLKRYGIKKVMLISMFAWVLRFGFFAYGIPEGYGLSLIVLSCIVYGMAFDFFNISGSLFVETTTDKKIRSSAQGLFMMMTNGFGAVFGSYAAGWAIDKFFTHKFTTALSLSTYLETTPDNPTFLEILKKSFNAVVNPDGTLSSAVMVKDWHNIWLSFAAYALILAVLFAVLFRHKHNPAEISEIKH, from the coding sequence ATGAGTTTAAAATTACGATTGACCGTCCTTAGTTTTCTTCAGTTCTTCGTTTGGGGAGCCTGGCTGATTACCATAGCGAATTTCTGGTTCGGCACAAAACACTGGGATGGTGCACAGTTCGGTGCTGTTTTCGGAACCATGGGGATTGCTTCCATTTTTATGCCGACTATTACCGGAATTATTGCCGACCGGTGGATCAATGCGGAACGTATTTTTTCAGTTTTACATATACTTTACGGGATCGTACTTTTCATTCTTCCCCATTCAGCAGATCCTGATTCCTTTTTTTATACCATGCTTCTGGCCATGTGCTTCTATATGCCGACCATTGCCCTTGCTAATTCCATTTCCTATACAATTCTTAAGAACAGTGATCTTGATGTGGTTAAAGATTTTCCGCCGATCCGTGTCTGGGGAACCATCGGGTTTATTGTGGCGATGTGGATTACCAATCTTACCGGAAATAAAGCTACGGAAGGCCAATTCTATATTGCCGGAGGCGTGGCGGTCTTCTTAGGGATCTATGCCCTGACATTGCCAAAATGCCCGCCGCAGAAACTGATTGATAAAGATGCTCCTTTAACGGAACAGTTAGGGCTTAATGCCTTTAAACTGTTTAAAGATTATAAAACCGCATTGTTTTTCCTGTTCTCTATGTTGCTGGGCGCTGCGTTACAGCTGACGAATGCTTACGGAGATGTTTTCCTGAGTGAGTTTGAACATTTCCCGAAATATTCCGACTCTTTTGTTGTACAGAGGTCAACCATTATTATGTCGATCTCCCAGGTTTCCGAGACATTATTTATATTGGCGATTCCTTTCTTTTTAAAACGGTACGGGATTAAAAAGGTAATGCTGATTTCAATGTTCGCGTGGGTGTTGAGATTCGGTTTTTTTGCATACGGAATTCCTGAAGGATACGGATTAAGCTTAATTGTTCTCTCGTGTATTGTGTACGGGATGGCATTCGATTTCTTTAATATTTCGGGATCTCTTTTTGTGGAAACTACTACAGATAAAAAAATCCGTTCTTCAGCACAGGGACTGTTTATGATGATGACCAATGGTTTCGGAGCTGTTTTCGGAAGTTATGCAGCAGGCTGGGCAATTGATAAATTCTTTACCCATAAATTTACCACGGCATTGTCTCTGTCTACATATTTAGAGACCACGCCTGATAATCCTACTTTTTTGGAAATTCTGAAAAAGAGTTTCAATGCAGTCGTTAATCCGGACGGTACCCTGTCATCAGCTGTTATGGTAAAAGACTGGCATAATATCTGGCTTTCATTTGCAGCATATGCCTTGATTCTGGCTGTTCTGTTTGCTGTTCTGTTCAGGCATAAACACAACCCGGCAGAAATTTCGGAAATCAAACATTAA
- a CDS encoding acetyl-CoA C-acyltransferase, with product MKEVFIVSAVRTPMGSFMGSLSTVPATKLGSVAVKGALDKIGLDAKEVQEIYMGNVLQAGEGQAPARQVAIGAGLSVETPSTTVNKVCASGMKAVTMAAQAIKAGDADVIVAGGMENMSSVPHYYNARNATKLGDIKMQDGMMLDGLTDVYNKIPMGVCAEKCAADYNFSREDQDQFAIESYTKAAKAWSEGKFADEIVPVEIPQRKGDAIIFSEDEEYKAVKFDKIPTLPTVFKKEAGTVTAANASTINDGASALILVSGEKLEELGLKPLARIVSYADAAQAPEDFTTAPSKALPIALKKAGLEIADIDFFEFNEAFSVVGLANNKILGLDASKVNIHGGAVALGHPLGSSGSRIIVTLINILKQNNGKYGAAAICNGGGGASAIVIENIQ from the coding sequence ATGAAAGAGGTATTCATTGTTTCCGCAGTAAGAACCCCGATGGGAAGTTTTATGGGAAGTTTATCAACAGTGCCAGCTACAAAATTAGGGTCGGTTGCGGTAAAAGGAGCACTAGACAAAATCGGCCTGGATGCGAAAGAGGTTCAGGAAATTTATATGGGGAACGTTTTACAGGCGGGAGAAGGGCAGGCCCCGGCCCGTCAGGTTGCCATAGGCGCAGGCCTTTCTGTTGAAACGCCTTCCACTACGGTAAATAAAGTATGTGCTTCAGGAATGAAAGCCGTAACCATGGCTGCCCAGGCCATCAAAGCCGGTGATGCAGACGTTATTGTGGCAGGAGGAATGGAAAACATGTCTTCCGTTCCGCATTATTACAATGCAAGGAATGCAACGAAATTGGGAGATATAAAAATGCAGGACGGAATGATGTTGGATGGCCTTACGGATGTTTATAACAAAATTCCTATGGGCGTCTGTGCAGAAAAATGTGCGGCAGACTATAATTTCTCAAGAGAAGATCAGGATCAGTTTGCTATTGAATCCTACACCAAAGCTGCCAAAGCATGGAGTGAAGGAAAATTTGCCGATGAGATTGTTCCGGTTGAGATCCCTCAGAGAAAAGGAGATGCCATCATTTTTTCTGAAGACGAAGAATACAAGGCCGTGAAATTTGATAAAATCCCTACACTTCCTACTGTTTTCAAAAAAGAAGCAGGCACGGTGACGGCAGCCAATGCCTCTACGATCAATGACGGTGCCTCTGCATTAATATTGGTTTCCGGAGAAAAATTAGAAGAATTAGGCCTTAAGCCACTGGCAAGAATTGTTTCTTATGCTGATGCTGCCCAGGCACCTGAAGATTTCACGACTGCACCGTCTAAAGCATTACCGATTGCGCTTAAAAAAGCAGGTCTGGAAATTGCAGATATCGATTTTTTTGAATTCAATGAGGCATTTTCTGTAGTTGGCCTTGCCAATAATAAAATTTTAGGGCTTGATGCATCTAAAGTAAATATCCATGGAGGAGCAGTAGCTTTGGGTCACCCGCTGGGAAGCTCAGGATCGAGAATAATCGTGACACTGATTAATATTTTAAAGCAGAACAACGGGAAATATGGTGCTGCAGCCATCTGTAATGGCGGTGGTGGTGCTTCTGCCATTGTTATTGAAAATATCCAGTAA
- a CDS encoding mevalonate kinase, which translates to MTNPLFYAKIILFGEYGMIEDSQGLVVPYSFYKGALKFSDLGSEFEKKSNQHLHKYSDFLSVLDLSDEFKLDIGTFQEDIQNGLFFDSNIPQGYGVGSSGALVAAIFERYSVSKLNPENISKDNLKQLKAVFGEMESYFHGKSSGMDPLICYMNLPILIENRENLDKVAIPDGEKGKGAIFLIDSGITGETGPMIQIFFEKMKTEGFRKTLKEEFIRYNNACIDSFLKKDMNPFFRNLKKLSYWAYEHFRPMIPESIFNIWKKGLDSNAYYLKLCGSGGGGYILGFTKDYEKAEKMLDGFQKEVIYRF; encoded by the coding sequence ATGACGAACCCTTTATTTTACGCAAAAATCATTTTGTTCGGCGAGTACGGCATGATTGAAGATTCTCAGGGGCTGGTAGTTCCTTACAGTTTTTATAAAGGGGCGCTGAAGTTTTCAGATCTCGGTTCTGAATTTGAAAAAAAATCAAATCAGCATCTTCATAAATATTCGGATTTCCTTTCCGTACTGGATCTGTCAGACGAATTTAAGCTTGATATTGGAACATTTCAGGAAGATATCCAGAACGGGCTTTTCTTTGATTCCAACATTCCGCAGGGGTACGGCGTAGGAAGTTCGGGTGCATTGGTAGCTGCAATTTTTGAAAGATATTCAGTCAGTAAATTGAATCCTGAAAATATTTCCAAAGATAACCTGAAACAGTTAAAAGCTGTTTTTGGAGAAATGGAGAGCTATTTCCACGGTAAAAGTTCAGGTATGGATCCTTTGATTTGTTACATGAACCTTCCGATTCTCATCGAAAACAGGGAGAACCTGGATAAAGTGGCCATTCCGGACGGTGAAAAAGGGAAAGGCGCAATTTTCCTGATCGATTCAGGAATTACCGGCGAAACGGGACCGATGATCCAGATTTTCTTTGAAAAAATGAAGACTGAAGGGTTCCGTAAAACCTTAAAAGAAGAATTTATCCGTTACAACAATGCCTGTATTGATTCTTTCCTGAAAAAAGATATGAATCCGTTTTTCAGAAACCTCAAAAAGCTTTCCTATTGGGCGTATGAGCATTTCCGCCCGATGATTCCGGAGAGCATCTTCAATATCTGGAAAAAAGGGCTGGATTCAAATGCGTATTATCTTAAGCTCTGCGGAAGCGGCGGCGGCGGTTATATTTTAGGCTTTACCAAAGATTACGAAAAAGCAGAAAAAATGCTTGACGGCTTCCAGAAAGAAGTAATTTACAGATTCTAA
- a CDS encoding UbiA family prenyltransferase, translating into MNSEKETFQQKNYIKKSFFYRFSQFVGFLLGARFFVAILLIFALYVSTFFLFNQDETFRKFVFDFKVHGIIFCTVLTILAGGIINQFYDFEKDHIVKPFRTRIQSFIKQKYFLYAYLFLSMVSLGVAWTISHRVFVFFVVYQFFMWLYSHKLSRLLILNNFTFVSLTLYPFFGMMVYYETFSKKVLLMAVFLFLILLCIDIVKDTLTKSVDKAFGYTTIPNHFSNKTTKTIIVSLLVITMAVSMKITMRTGISGFMAYYFTGGMFVIILCIYLILNHSRKSKFLTLNILRFWVFAGIIAMLVNGIEGKL; encoded by the coding sequence ATGAATTCTGAAAAAGAAACTTTCCAACAGAAAAATTATATCAAAAAATCTTTTTTTTACAGATTTTCACAATTTGTGGGCTTTCTTCTGGGAGCCCGCTTTTTTGTTGCCATCCTTCTTATTTTTGCATTGTACGTATCAACATTCTTCCTGTTCAACCAGGATGAAACGTTCAGGAAATTTGTTTTTGATTTTAAGGTACACGGCATTATTTTCTGTACGGTCCTTACCATCCTGGCCGGCGGAATCATCAACCAGTTTTACGATTTTGAAAAAGACCATATTGTAAAACCTTTCCGGACGAGGATCCAGAGCTTCATCAAACAGAAGTACTTCCTGTATGCTTATCTGTTTTTAAGCATGGTTTCCCTTGGCGTGGCGTGGACGATCTCGCACCGTGTTTTTGTTTTTTTTGTAGTTTACCAGTTTTTCATGTGGCTGTACAGCCATAAGCTCAGCCGCCTGTTAATTTTAAACAACTTTACTTTTGTAAGCCTTACCCTGTATCCGTTTTTCGGGATGATGGTGTATTATGAAACCTTTTCAAAGAAGGTTCTGTTAATGGCCGTATTCCTGTTTTTGATTCTTCTGTGCATTGATATTGTAAAGGATACATTAACGAAGAGCGTTGATAAAGCCTTTGGCTATACGACAATCCCGAATCATTTCTCAAATAAAACCACAAAAACAATCATTGTTTCACTGCTGGTCATTACCATGGCAGTGTCGATGAAGATAACAATGAGGACAGGGATTTCCGGGTTTATGGCCTATTATTTTACAGGCGGGATGTTTGTTATAATCCTTTGTATTTATCTCATTCTTAACCACTCCAGGAAAAGCAAATTCCTGACACTCAATATTCTGAGATTTTGGGTTTTTGCAGGAATTATTGCCATGCTTGTCAATGGGATTGAAGGTAAATTATAG